The Halococcus agarilyticus genome includes the window AGATGGAGGTTCGTCGCCGCCGCGCACGTGAACTCGGCGTAGGATCCGTCGCGATGCATACCCTTGATCGAGAAGTCCTGACAGACGTTCTCCTGACCGTTTCGGCATTGAAAACAGACACCACATCGTCGTGTCGGGTCCTCGACCACCCGGTCACCGACCGAGAACTGGCTTACGTCGCCGCCGATGGCGGTGATCTCGCCGGAGTACTCGTGACCCATGATCCTCGGGAGGGCGACCCATTCGAAGCCGTTGTGATACTGGAACGCGTGCACATCGCTTCCACACACCCCGGTCGAGTGGACCTTGATCACCACTTGGTCGTCGTCTGGGTCAGGCATTTGCCGCTCTGTCACGTCCACGTCCTTGGGCCCAGTTTGTACGATTGACTTCATGTGTCTGTGTGAGGCGTTTCGGCCGTCTGGTTGCCTCAGTTCTGTGCTCTCGTCGCAGACATAAAAACCACTAGCTCAGCACACACCACCCTCTGGCCGCCGGTTCAGTACCTCTCGGCCGGTGTCCCGACGCTGGTCGTGCGGTCGGACCGTGACAGCCGCAATGACCGATGACGACGATGAGCCAGCGTTTCCCAGTGTTCGATAGCAGACGCCCCTCCCGCCTCGTGGGACCTTTCGGAACCGTATCCGCGCGGAATCGAATCTCACACGACCCTTCGGCCAAACGTCGTCCCAGAGTCACGCTGACCGGTCGAGGCCACAAGCTCGTCAGTTCAGGTGAACCGTCTGCCCCGTCTCACCGGCTTCGTAGATCGCCTCGATCGCCCGCATATCCAGCAAGCCGTGGTCGCCGCTCGGCCCGATGGGGGACGCCGACATGACACGATCGGCGAAGTAATCGAAGATCTCGACCATCTGATTCACCTGGGGCGTGTCGAGTGCAATCGTCTTGTCCTGCCGTGTGAGCCTGATCTCCGTCTCCATGTGGTACGCAGGCTCGACGAACACCTCCCCCTCAGTGCCAACGAGGCGCAAGCTCGTCGTCGTGTGGGCGTTCGAGCTGGCTGTGCACGCGAGATACGTGCCGTCCTCGAACGTCGTGGTGTAGGCAGTGTGTTCGTCCGGAACCTCCTCGAACGCCCCGTGCTCCGAGTGCATCACGGACTGGATCGCGATCGGATCCGCATCGAGCAGGAACCTCGTCGTGTTGAGGGGATAGATCCCGATGTCGGTCACCGTCACACCGGACCCGACCAGGTCCGGATCGAGGCGCCACCGATCCGGTTCGTCGCCGAGATCGTCCATGCTGTCCGAGTTCGTTCCGATCGCGTGGACCGGATCGCCGATGAACCCGGCGCGCACCAGCTCCCGTGCCCGACGGATCGCGGGTTCGGTGTGCATGCGGTAGTCGATCGCGAGCGGTACGTCGGCACTCACACAGACGTCGACCACCTCCCGAGCACGGTCGACGCTGGCTTCGATCGGCTTCTCACAGAGAATCGCCTTGTCGAGTCCCGCAGCCGTCTCGACGAACGGGAGATGCAGGGCGTTCGGGGAGCAGACGTACACAGCGTCGTAGGCGTCGGCGGCAACGCCGTCGTGGAACTCGTCGTACGTGATGCCGTGTTCGATGGTCGCCGAGTCGTCGGCGATCCGTCGGGCCTTCCGTTTGGAGCCACTCACGGCAACGGTGGTTTCACACAGCTCGGCGTCGACGGTCGCGGGAATCGCGTAATCGATCGTCCACCAGCCGAGGCCGATGACGGCCAGCCGGACCGTCCCGTCCGTCACCGTCTGCCAGTCCCGGGTTTCGAACCCGTCGACGAACTCCTCCAGGGTCATACTCCGTTTCTCGTCGATGAGACCTATAAGTGTTCTGTGAACCGTCCCCCGCGTTCGTCCGGAGTGCGTATCGCGAACCGCCGAACAGCCGGCAAACCAGCCGGTGGAGAGCCTCTGGCGCAGAGGACGCGCGACGGAGACAGCAACGTTTATCAATCCACGAGATGTCCGTACCACGTACTTATGGACGATATATCCACGATCACAGCCGTCGAGACGGGGCTGTACGGTATCCCGAACGACGAAGCACTCGAGGACGCGACGCAGACGTTCGACGAGCTCGAACTCGTCACGGCCCACGTCGAGACGTCCGGAGGGCATCGCGGTGTCGGCTTCACGTACACCATCGGCCGAGGAGGATCGACCGTCAAGGAGTTCCTCGACGACGTTCTCGTGCCTCGATTGGAAGGTGCACCCGTGGCTCCCCGGCAAGTGTACGCCGACCTCAGGTCAGAGACGACGTTCGTCGGCCGAGAGGGAATCTCGGAGTTCGCCATCGCCGCCGTCGATACGGCGCTGTGGGACGCGAAGGGCAAGGAGACCGACCAGCCGCTGTACGGTCTTCTGGGCGGAACGCAGCGACGCGTCCCCGCCTACGAGACGAACGGGGGGTGGATCCAGTTCAGCGAAGCGGAGCTCCGTGAGAACGCACGGCGCGTCGCCGACGAGGGGTTCTCGGGGATGAAGATGAAGATCGGCCGTGGTCACGCCGAGGACGCACGTCGCATCCGTGCCGTCCGCGAGGAGCTTCCGGAGGACCGGGATCTGTTCGTCGACGCCAACTGCTCGTTCACGGTCGCCGACGCACGCCGGTTCACCAACGAACTCGACACGTCCATCGATTGGCTCGAAGAACCGCTCCTGAAGGGGGACTACAGTGCCTACGCCGATCTGCGGAGCAAGGTCGACGTCCCCATCGCGCTGGGCGAGAACGGGTACAACACGACACAGTTCAAACAGGTGCTCGCCCAGGACGCGGCCGACTTCCTCCAGCCGGACGTGAGTCGCGTCGGGGGAATCACCCCGTGGCTGACCGTCGCGGAGACGGCCGATCTGTGGAACACGCCGGTGTCGCCCCACTACGTCGAGCCAGTACACGTCCACCTCGCCGCGCCGTTCGAGAACGTTCCGTTCGTCGAACACCACTCGACCGTTCT containing:
- the gfo6 gene encoding D-xylose 1-dehydrogenase Gfo6, with amino-acid sequence MTLEEFVDGFETRDWQTVTDGTVRLAVIGLGWWTIDYAIPATVDAELCETTVAVSGSKRKARRIADDSATIEHGITYDEFHDGVAADAYDAVYVCSPNALHLPFVETAAGLDKAILCEKPIEASVDRAREVVDVCVSADVPLAIDYRMHTEPAIRRARELVRAGFIGDPVHAIGTNSDSMDDLGDEPDRWRLDPDLVGSGVTVTDIGIYPLNTTRFLLDADPIAIQSVMHSEHGAFEEVPDEHTAYTTTFEDGTYLACTASSNAHTTTSLRLVGTEGEVFVEPAYHMETEIRLTRQDKTIALDTPQVNQMVEIFDYFADRVMSASPIGPSGDHGLLDMRAIEAIYEAGETGQTVHLN
- a CDS encoding mandelate racemase/muconate lactonizing enzyme family protein translates to MDDISTITAVETGLYGIPNDEALEDATQTFDELELVTAHVETSGGHRGVGFTYTIGRGGSTVKEFLDDVLVPRLEGAPVAPRQVYADLRSETTFVGREGISEFAIAAVDTALWDAKGKETDQPLYGLLGGTQRRVPAYETNGGWIQFSEAELRENARRVADEGFSGMKMKIGRGHAEDARRIRAVREELPEDRDLFVDANCSFTVADARRFTNELDTSIDWLEEPLLKGDYSAYADLRSKVDVPIALGENGYNTTQFKQVLAQDAADFLQPDVSRVGGITPWLTVAETADLWNTPVSPHYVEPVHVHLAAPFENVPFVEHHSTVLNEVVESPLELEDGGFVPPNAPGHGMVFEGLEQYARDAA